In Acidisarcina polymorpha, the DNA window TCACGGTATTGCTCGTCGAGTTGGCGACGTACACGTAACTGCCGGAAGAATCGACCAGCACCGCGGCCGGTCCCGTTCCTCCGGTGGCGAACGGAGAGCCGCTCACATTGGTCAATGCACCGTTTGTGCCAATAGTCAGCACCCTCACCGCCGAGGCGCCGGTTTCGGTGACGAAAACAAAGGTGCTGTTCGGATCAGTGGTAACTCCGAGGTCCGCGTTGGGGGTGGTGATGGGAGGCAGATTCGCCTGATCGGTCAGCGCACCGGTGGTCGCATTTAACGTCAGCGATTCGGTCCCCCCGGTAGACAACGTCAGGAAAACATTCACGTTGTTCGGCGCGATAAAGAGTTGCCGGCTGGCGCCCGCTACCTTGACGCCATTGAGCGTTCCCGAAAGCGTCAAAAGCCCGGTTGTGCTCGCAATCGAGTAGACATTGATGATCGCGTTCGAACTGGCCAGACTCGCATCGGCCACAATCAGCCAGGAACCCGTGCTGTCCACTTGCATCGAAGAGGCGAGATCCGAGGCCACCGCAGTGGAGTTATTCTCCTCGGTCAGCGCTCCATTGCTGCCCACGGAATAAAGAAAGATGCCGGTCGTCTGCGAAGCCGCATAGATGAAGGTATTCGTGGGGGTAATGGCGATCGCCGACGGCACGAATCCTAGCGAATAAGCGGAGTTCGGAGTCACTGCCAGGCTCAAGGTTGAGGTTGCCGGAGTTGTGCTGGTGGCCGCGGTCGTCTTCGTGGTCAAAGAAAAACCGGCGACACTGCCGGCAGCGGTACCTGCGCTTGCAGTATTCGCCACATACATGAAGTTGCTGGCGGTCGTGCAGTTGGTGGTGCAGGTGGTGATTTTGGGAAAGAAACCGCACCCCGTCGTCATTCCGGCAACGCCGGTCAGACCCAAGACCGCGAGTACCGCCAACCAGAAGCGAGTTGTATAAAACTTGAGCATCACTAGCATTCCCGGCTGCAATTTCCCACTTCCGCTGCCCCGCATTCCTGAAAGAAGCCTTGCTTGCAAGATTAATCCTTCCGCCAACGACTTCCAAAAGCGCCCGCATAGACACCGGGATACACCCCAATGCGAAAGTTAAGACGCAAAAGCCCGCCCGTGTGCTCACACAAAGCGTAGAGCATAATGGGCGGGCTGTCTGGTCAGTGGGCCTTTATGCCTATGCCGCGACTGCTTCTCTGACCCGCTCCGCATCGAGCACTGCTCCGAGGGCGTGGATCACGGAAGCGACCCGAACCACTCCCAGCACCAGCTCGTCGCCGGCGCCCTTCTCCCGCACTACTTTTTCATGCGAGTCGACACACTTGCCGCAGCCGTTGATCGCTGAGACCGCCAGCGCCCAAAGCTCAAAATCCAGGGGCTCGATGCCATGCGTCCGGATGGCATTCATTCGAAGCTTCGCCGGCAAGGTTGAATATTTGTCATTGGAGGTCAGATGAAGGAAGCGGTAATAGATGTTATTCATTCCCATCACCGCCGCCGCCGACTTCGCCGCCTCAAAGGCCTGCGATGTCAGCTGCTTTTCTCCCGCCGTCAGCGCCGCTTCGGTGAGCGCCGCACTGCGGGTGGCAATCGCGCTCGCTACCACCGTCCCCCAAAGCTGCTGTGGCGTCAACTCGCTGTTCTGCCGCACCAGGGTTGAGTAGTTGAGCTTCAAGTCTTTCGCATATGCTGGCATTGCATCAATCAATTCATCGAGATTCATGGAAGCGCCTTCCGCGCGTTTGAACGCGCTATTCAATAGGTTCAAATTCCGGGTGAAATCCTGGGTCGAAAACTTGCACTCAAATTCTGGCAAAGAAAAAGGGAGCAGCGCACCCGGCGTCACTCCCTCTAATCCATCGCGCGAATTAGACGGTGATCGTCTGCTCGCCCTTCTGCCAGTTGCAAGGGCAAAGCTCGTCGGTCTGGAGCGCATCAAGAACCCGCAGAACTTCTTGAGGATTGCGGCCAACCGACAGATCGGTGACATAGACAAAGCGGATGACGTTCTCAGGGTCAACAATAAACGTCGCCCGCTGCGCGACGCCTGCGCTCACATCAAGAATGCCAAGCTGCTCGGTTAGATCACGCTTGATGTCGGAGAGCATCGGAAAGGGCAAGTCTTTGAGATCGGCGTGGTGCGTCCTCCACGCCACGTGGACGAACTCAGAATCGGTGCTGCCGCCCAGAATCTGCGCGTCGCGCGCTTCAAACTCCGGATTCAGCTTGCCAAAAGCCGCGATTTCAGTGGGACAAACAAAGGTGAAATCCTTCGGCCAGAAGAAGTAGACCTTCCACTTGCCAGGATACGATTCATCGGTAATCGTCTCGAATTCCTTGCCTTTTTCGAGGCTGACGGCTGCAGTAACAGCAAAAGACGGAAACTTTTCACCTACGGTTAACATGTATGACTCCTTAAAGTGAATTAGACAAACAACGGTGGGTAAAACAACTTTGCAATCAAGCATGAGCGACTGCTTCTGAAAAGCTTGAAAGATGGCCGAAGCTTGAAAATGCCCTCGATGGGGTCAAGCTGATTCAGAGTCTTGGTGCAATGAGCGCGGGCCCGGCAGAGACCAGAACAACGCTATGTCGCCTGACCTTCTGCCTGCTGGCACGCCGGACAGCGGCCTAGGACGTCGATTGCATACCGCTCTACTAAAAAGCCGCCAGGCAGTTTTCCGCCTTGGGTCGTCAAGCCCAGCTCCGACTCGTCAATATCGTGAATCGACCTGCAATGAGTGCAAACCAGATGGTGATGCGGCGTCTGGTTCGTTTCCACTCGCAATGATCCATGATGCAAACTTACTTCGTGAAAAATCCCGCCTTCAATGAAGGAATGAATCGTCTTGTAGACAGTTGCCAGAGAGATGGATGGAATCTTGCGCCGGACGCGCGCATACACTTCCTCCGGGCTGGGATGGCCATGGGTGCTCCTCAGCACTTCATAGACAACCTGCCTCTGGTGAGTCACCGCCAGGCCGGCCGACTCGCAAACACTTCGAAACTGCCTGGTGTCATTCGCATTCATCGCTAAACCAAGTAGATAATAATTATTATTTAATGTCAATAGTTATCACCGGCGAAAAGGCTACAGCCGTTCACGGAACTGTCGAAATAGAGAGGGGGCGGGGTATTCGGGATTCCCGGGACGCGCGGCGGAACGTCCCGTCCGAGTAAACTTGCAGCAAACACTACTTGGAAATCGAGCTCGCTCGATGGATAATCCGTCCTGCATTGCTAGAAAGCTGGACTCAGAACCAATGTCACCCCTGAAAGCCAAATCGAACCACGTCACCATCGTCGATGTCGCCACAACCAGCGGTTTTTCTCCCTCCACAGTCTCCATCGTGTTGAACGAGGCCCCGCTCTCCCGCTACGTCGCTGCAAAGACGAAAGAACGCATCCGCAAAGCGGCCAAGGATCTAGGCTACCGGCCCGACGCCTTTGCCCGCTCGCTTCGCAATCGACGCAGCCATACTGTTGGCGTTCTGATCTTCGACATCTCGGATCCCTTCTGCACCTTGATCCTGCAGGG includes these proteins:
- a CDS encoding peroxiredoxin, whose product is MLTVGEKFPSFAVTAAVSLEKGKEFETITDESYPGKWKVYFFWPKDFTFVCPTEIAAFGKLNPEFEARDAQILGGSTDSEFVHVAWRTHHADLKDLPFPMLSDIKRDLTEQLGILDVSAGVAQRATFIVDPENVIRFVYVTDLSVGRNPQEVLRVLDALQTDELCPCNWQKGEQTITV
- a CDS encoding transcriptional repressor, which encodes MTLNNNYYLLGLAMNANDTRQFRSVCESAGLAVTHQRQVVYEVLRSTHGHPSPEEVYARVRRKIPSISLATVYKTIHSFIEGGIFHEVSLHHGSLRVETNQTPHHHLVCTHCRSIHDIDESELGLTTQGGKLPGGFLVERYAIDVLGRCPACQQAEGQAT
- a CDS encoding lactonase family protein, which gives rise to MQARLLSGMRGSGSGKLQPGMLVMLKFYTTRFWLAVLAVLGLTGVAGMTTGCGFFPKITTCTTNCTTASNFMYVANTASAGTAAGSVAGFSLTTKTTAATSTTPATSTLSLAVTPNSAYSLGFVPSAIAITPTNTFIYAASQTTGIFLYSVGSNGALTEENNSTAVASDLASSMQVDSTGSWLIVADASLASSNAIINVYSIASTTGLLTLSGTLNGVKVAGASRQLFIAPNNVNVFLTLSTGGTESLTLNATTGALTDQANLPPITTPNADLGVTTDPNSTFVFVTETGASAVRVLTIGTNGALTNVSGSPFATGGTGPAAVLVDSSGSYVYVANSTSNTVSGFVLAANGTLTAISGSPFATGAGPSGLAEDSTKTYLGVVCNGGGSDLEVYSFDATTLGKLDAAGNATTGTDPTLPIAIVASKAVSST
- a CDS encoding carboxymuconolactone decarboxylase family protein, with translation MNLDELIDAMPAYAKDLKLNYSTLVRQNSELTPQQLWGTVVASAIATRSAALTEAALTAGEKQLTSQAFEAAKSAAAVMGMNNIYYRFLHLTSNDKYSTLPAKLRMNAIRTHGIEPLDFELWALAVSAINGCGKCVDSHEKVVREKGAGDELVLGVVRVASVIHALGAVLDAERVREAVAA